aaaaagtGTAGTTATTTGATGCCAACCGGAATAAACTCAAATAAAAGGTGATTGTATAGTTTCCAGAAAAGCACTTCATTAACAGGAGGATTTTAGGTAAAGCTATATACAGAAAATAAATTTAGATTCTTGATTACAGATCGTGCTACTGAGTTCGTTTCTTTTTGCTTGGTGCACCTGTAGGTGGCTGTAGTTTCTCTAAAATCTGTGGAAGCTTCTCCAGTAGCTGACCAGAGGTTAGCTGGAAGTCGCTATCTGCCCACATAAGGCGCAACATTGATAGACCAGTGCCAATATTCTTGCCAGAAAGTCCATGATCCTTGAGTATATTGCCGTTGAGGGGAAAACTGGGGGTTGACCATGCCTTCAATTGATTGTAGAGCTCTACTTTGCGGGTATACTTGAGAAGTTGCTCGACGTAATCCCGCTTGGCGTACGGCTGCAGGcatagtttttgataatcgcGTAGGGTAGTATACTCCGAGTCCACCTGGAAAGCAAGCATTTTAATAAGATATTTTTAACCGGGAGTGAGCGTTGTATTTACCCTCGTTCGCTGCTGTGTAATAAACAAAGCCAGATCCCTTTCGAAAGCGGACAGCTTTAAGCGCTCGTGCAGCATCATAGCGTCTTCAACCGAGTGAAGCAGCCCCGTCATGTACAAAATGGGATAGTGGGGCTTCTCAAAAATTTCCAAGGTTTCACAAAGGATTTGAAATTCGTTCAAATTGGGCTTAACAGGAAGCCCACAATGCTGAAACAGGTTGCAGCGGTGCATCTCCAACACCAGTTCGGTTCCGTAATTTCCCACAATTATCTTTTGCAGCTCTGACCAAATTCGCTCGCCGCTGATCCTTGCCAAACCTTCAGCGTTTTTCTTGATGGCGGCCAAGGTGCTGGGATCATGACTTTCTGCATCTTTTGCTATGCGTCCATAAAAGCGAAAGTAGCGCAAAATGCGCAAGTAGTCCTCATTGATTCGTATGTCAGCAtcaccaacaaaaacaacgcGACGCTGCTGCAAATCATCGTAGCCATAAAAGTAGTCATAAACAGTGCCATCAAAGCCGAGGAACATAGAGTTTATAGTCAAGTCACGACGGTTCGCATCCAGTTGCCAGTCGGTAGTGAAAACGACTTCCGCGTGTCGGCCATTGGTGCGGACGTCGATGCGCAAAGTGGTCACTTCGAAGTTCTCCTTGCCATTGATCCGCGGAGTAATGGTTCCATGCTTCTCGCCCTTGGAATTGATCATACGAACGTTTTCCTTGGTAAACATATCTTTCATCTGATCTGGCGTGGCTGTGGTCGCGAAGTCAATGTCCTTTGGCTTGATACCCATTATAATGTCGCGGACGGCTCCGCCGGCAATTCTTATCTCATAGTCATACTTTTTGAAGAGGGACACCAACGAGTCCACTTCCGGAGTAAAAATGCCATGGAACTCGGGAGTATCTACCTTCCTGAACGCAGGATCCGCACGCATTCTCGGTGGCTTTCCAAGCTGCGAAACCATTTCGGCTGACAGCTCCTTTGGTGGAGTAGACGGCCCCATTCGACTGGCCCGTGTATGCAACCCGCGTTGATGGGAGGCAATGGCTACAGGAATACTACGTACACGTTTGATCAATATTACGAATGCCATGCATCTAGAACTTTTCGATCGGCAACAACAAGGTAGCTATTTTTTGTTTGGCGTTTCACGATGATGTTTTGTTTGGTGTTGCCAGATAGCATAAATCAACAAAACAGCTAGATTGACAGAAAATCAAAATTATGTTTACACCTGGCATTGAAAGAATTTATGGGTATATTGCATTCaattatatgtacatatgtaactAGAATATAAGAGGATAGCGAGCAGAAATTTGTATTTGAATTTTTCCCCGCTCCTTGTTGTGAAAAAAGCTAGATCTGACGAGAAAAAAGCTTAATTGACAACACTGTACCGGGCTGAAACCTGTTACTTGGTTGGCACTCTTTGTAGTTTTCAAACTTCTTTATTAATGCGACCACGATTGCTATTGACACAAAGCATAAAGCTGTTGCCGGTATTACGATTACGTGGAACAAGAACAATGAGCTCAAAACCAAGAGTGTATGTGACTCGACCAGATGTTGATGCCAGCGGTTTGGAATTGCTGCGTAAGAGGTGGTCTACTAGTCTGCCGAGATAAAATTCATATTTAATTAATAGACTATTTATCTTTCAGTTGCAATGTAAGCACATGGGAGGAAGCTCTGCCCGTGCCTCGGGAAGTACTGCTTCGTGAGGTTGCGGGTTGTGAGGCCGTTTACTGCGCTCTTACAGACAAGATCGATGCAGAGGTATTGGATGCTGCCGGCTCTCAGCTGAAGTGCGTGTCCACCATCTCAGTGGGCTATGAGCATATCGACGTAGAGGAGTGCAGGAAACGTGGAATACGAGTGGGCTTCACTCCGGATGTGCTGACCGATGCCACGGCGGAGTTGACGCTCGCGCTACTGCTGGCTACCAATCGACGTCTGTTTGAAGCGAGTAAGCAAGTCTACAACGGCGGCTGGAAGTCCTGGGCGCCCATGTGGATGTGTGGTCAGGGCCTGAAGGGGTCTCGGGTGGGGCTCTTGGGCTTTGGACGCATTGGACAGGAGATAGCAGCGCGAATTTTCCCTTTCAAGCCAGCAGAGATAACCTACACGACCCGCACGGCTCGGCCCCAAGAGGCGGCAGCGGTGAACGGCCGTCATGTGGACTTTGACGAAATGCTGCAAAACTCCGATTTTATCGTGGCCTGCTGTGCTTTGACCCCGGAAACCAAGGAGATCTTTAACGCTGGGGCTTTTAAGAAGATGAAACCCAATTGCATTTTTATAAATACTGCGCGTGGTGGGGTTGTTGTCCAAAAGGCTTTGCATGAAGCACTAGAATCCAAACGTATTCTAGCTGCCGGCCTGGATGTGACCACACCAGAGCCACTGCCTCTTGATGATCCTCTTCTTAAATTGGATAATGTGGTCATATTGCCTCATATTGGAAGCGCCGATATCGAAACACGCAAGGAAATGTCGCGCATCACTGCGAGAAATATCCTGGCTGCCCTGACAGGAGGAAAAATGGAAGCCGAAGTAACAGTCTAATATTTTTCTTATTCATTAAAGTTAAAAATCTAATCTGTATCCAAACAAAACAATTAATATTTCGCCTCGTGATACACCCTATTCCTCCCCAGGTGGCAAGGGCTGGTTAAGATCGCTAGAAACTGGTGGGGGAACGGGCAAGGGCGTCAGAGACGTCAGCACTGTGGAAATCACGCAGATGTCTGAGGGGTCCTGCACCTCTTTTTTAATCTGATCCGCAGACATGTAGCCGCCACTTTCGTCCTGCGAATACAGATTATTAAAGAAATCTTTATGAAAGGGGAAAAATACTCTTTACCGTGATGAAGACATCTACCGCCTTTCCTGAGATGATGTCCAAGATCTGCTGTGTAATCCCACTACCATTCATCGGTTCATCCTGCACGCTCTCTGCATACTCTAGCAAAGCAGGTCGCAGGTCTGGGCACTGCTGGAGCCCGTCCTGAAGTTGCGCTGGCGGAAGGTTTAATAGAATCGGCAGCGACTGTGGCTTAAGGCGCTGCACCGTCTTGAGGAACCCCTCCCAGATGACCTTCTGTCGCCAAACCTGCTTCATTATTAACCTCTGCAGTAGATTCAGCAAAAAGTTAGATAGTCGCGGATAGAGCGTTAGACTCTGGATCGTTGTTCGCATCATCAGAGTTGGCAATGGAACAACTTCCACTAGTTGCTGAAGGACGGCCATGAGTACCTCCTGCGTGTACAACTCCCGCTCGCCCAGACATAGTGACGTAGCCTTTACTATAGACTTTAGATCACAAACATTCGTATCGATGGTGTGAAGGGCCACCAGGAGATCAGTGGGCGACAGAGCCATCGTCTGATGGGCAAACTCGGCCCCAATGCCGAGCAGCCGATTGAACACCTCCTTGACAACGGCAGGATTCAATTTAATCAGTTTGGGCAACACGCTGATCAGTTCGGAGCGGGACAAACCACTCAGCACGGGTATCATAACACGCACATCCTGCAACCTTTTCTGGTAAAGGTCCCGCACTCGTCGCACCAGATCCACAGGTGGTGTCGGCACCCGCTCTGTTAGTATATAGATGATGCGGATCACAAGGGTTTCCATTCCCTTTGGGCAGTCCTCTATTAACTGTAGAAGGGTAGGATTCTCCACACCAAGCTTCTTTATGGGAATGTCCAGACTGCGCAAGATCGTGCGTTTCAGCTCCGCGGAAGTGGTCACAAAAACTTGGCATACTTTCTCAACGTAAACTATAATAAGAGGAACGAGAACCAGATTCACTGTATATGCTTATTTTGAACTAATTGTTTGAAATCCTCTCTTACCTTCCGGTTTGTAGGGCAACAGCGCGAGAGCCAGGCCCAGACACACCTTGGTGGTGTCCTCGCGCCAGTCTGTATCGGCGGTGGGCCTGCCAAAGTCCTGTGAGAAAATAGAGGACGGGGGCCTCTCCTGCTCAAGAAATTGTAGCCATTCTAGAGCAAACTCATCGATCCGTGCTGGCAGAATCTTGTGCACATGGTAGAGGTTGACCAAGTGGCTCAGAGAACGGTCCCGCAGATCAGCGCGTTCGTGTACAGAAAAATTGAGTAGAATTCGTATAAAGCGGTTTTTTCGCGGAGGCCTTAGTACGGTCAGATCTTTGATCAGATCCAGACCATGCTGTGAAAACTCATCGACCAGACTTAGCTGGACCAGGTCCCCCACGACATCTTCTGGTAAGATTGGCGCCTCCAGATACACACGGCGAAGGAGAATGATCTTCTCCTTATGCTCACAGCGCTCGCCAATTCCGAAAATGAGCTGATTTAACAGCTCATTGTAGGCATGATCTGGGCGATTCTCTCTCTTGACATAGGTGTGTCTGGTAAAACCCTGCAGCAGGGAGTACTCCTCGAAGAGCCAGGAGAAGGCAAGATCTATGCGCTGTTTGACGTCCTCTAGAATAAACTCCATGATTCCGTAGCGCACATTATCTGGAAATGTGGCCGCTATGACAGTTACCAGCTTGCGGCGCTTGGAAGACACTCCCCCCTTGACGCACTGCCGTTCCGAGTTTAGAATTCGCTTGACTGCATCCACCAGGAACTTTTCCTTTACGTTGCGGGGAAGGGGTTTGGTAATCTCCTGCAGCTTGAGCGTCTTGGCGCGCTCTCTCATCCGCTCAATGACAGTCTGTTCGCCCTTAGCCCTTTCCATGGTCTCGCGCAGCTTCTTCGTGGCCTCTTCCTTGCGCTGCAGCTCTTCCTCGCTCAACTTGCGAGCCGATTCTTCATCCACGTCCATTGGTGTGACCTGAGGAGCTTCAGGGGTAGTAGATACTTCTCGACTCTTCTTGGCTCTCATGGGTGACTCCTTGCTGAAGGTAGCAGCGCCTGGACCCAGGCGATTTTCTGTAAGCTGCTCACCAAAGATCCGCGATATGTTGCTGACCTGCTGCTGCAGAGACATTTGTTTGATGGGCGTATACTCGGTGAGAAACTTTTGAGGGACCTCCACTGGCAGTCCAGGCAGAAACTCCACTACCAAGCTGACCACCACCTCTGGAGCGCGGAAATGTTCGGCCAGGAATTTTTCGTTGACCCTGGTGGACTTCTGTCGCTGGCGCTCTAGCTCTTCCTCGTCGAGTTCCAGTTCCCGCGTCTCCTGCTCACGCTGCTCGCTGGCGATCCGCGCTTTTTTCGCCAGACTCTGGGCCGCGTTTTCTAAAATGCGCTTTTGCCGTCGAGCCGTTTCCTGCTTATCCATCTTGGGTATCAGTTTCTGTATCTCATTGGACGTGGAACCCAAGTCCATAAGCATGCCTCGTATCGTGGCAGAGAACTCGTAGGCTCCTTTGTTCTTCAGCAGCGTCTGTAGCTGCATCTTGAGGCTCTTGCGGACTGAGCTCACCTGGGAGTCGGTGAGCGTGGGCGGAAGATTTGCATTGAGCTGCTTGAAGGCCTCCACCACAGCTCCCATGAAAACGGGTCGCATTTTGGCCACTGTACACAGGCTGCTGGTACAGGCAATCAGGTTCACAGAAGATATGTGCGTTGTGCCGTGGAACTGCAGCATGATGTCGAATATGTTGGTACCCTCCTCCTGTAATTTTTGAGCGCGGATGAGCTTGCAATTTTCGGGAACGTCTACTAGGGAGAAGTCGCCTTCCCGCTTGAGGCTGTCCTCGTCGGCAAAGCTCTGCAGGACTATAATGCCTTCTAGGAACTTAATAGCATTGGTACGTATGCCATCGTTTTCGTTGTCAATCAGGTCCAAAATCTGAGCCTTGATCAAGCTAAGGATATTCCATGCCTGCTCGGCGCTGTCACTGGGATCTGTGAGACTGCATAAGTACTGCAGTCCATTTTTGTATATGCTACCACAGGCCTGGATCACACGTTTGATGACTTGCGCGGAACTGTCTCTCAGCAGCATGGAGATGATATTGATCACGTATGGAAGCAGCTCCACTTTCACCTTGCTGTAAGTCAGATATTATAATGGACCACTATTATGATGTCTTGCTTGAGCTGGCGATAGTTACCAAACTTGCTCCACAAAGCAAACCACTTGCTTTCTCACGTCCATGTTCTGATCATGTGCCAACGACAGAACTGGCTCCAGGAACTCTTCGGCTAGTTCCACGCAGGAGCTTAAAACGGTTTCCTGCACTTTCACCAGTAGCTCGCATTTTGTTGTAGCCGGAGCCGCAGCCAACTCGTTGCACCACTCAACCACCTGGATATACAAACATAGAGAACAATGTAAATTAGAAGCGCCGTCGGCGTAGTGAACAGTACATTACCTTGGCTCGTGCGTTGGCTGTTTTTTCATCTGTGAATAGATTGGCGGTTTCTGAGACAAACTGACTGCGCCCAATTATACTGTCCATTTTGAAAGATAATAATTAATTCGTTTAAACTTAgtgttaaatttatttatttgattgacACTTTCGGCACAGATGACACAAAAATATAGAATTATATCGATATTGCACTGCTCACATTTGCGTAAGTTCCAAGCGATGTATCGATAAGCGGCAGTGCTGCGAACTCAGCTATTTTATAGCAGTTTGCTATTCAGATATTTGATTGCTAGACAAATGGGAAATCTGTAGCCTAAAATCTGctttttaaaatatatattttgttcTCCAACTGTGTGGTACTACATTTTAAGGCCAAATACCTATATGCCTATAAGCCCGATACGAATGACGAATGTGTCGAAAAAGACAATTATCTTTTAATGAAAATTAGCTTCCTGCTTTTATTAGTTGGCATCACTGATGGGCGGAGGGGTGAGTATCGATAGTCTCGATTGCATCGATTTACTCacattttttgtgtgttttaaAAAGCGTGAAAAAACGCCTAAATAAACCAAACGGCCGCGTGTCAGCAAATAAGTGCAGTAAATTGATTGACGTCCGCGCTGCAGTTGAAAAATAAAGCAATCGAAGACGCTAGGAGCCCGAAAAACGCCCCAGCAGCCGCAGCTCATTGGCAGCCAACATCCGCAGCCGAAACGCAGAGTGTTATTGAACAACGGGGAGGCGTAGAgggaggtgtgtgtgtgtgtgtgtgtgtgcgcgtgcctgtgtgtatgtgtgtgcttGTGAGTGGGCAGAGGTGGCGGCTGTGGAGTAGCAGCGGATGTAGTTTGGAGCACAGGCACCGCGGATACCACGAAAAGCAAACATAGACGACATCGACGAATCCGAAGAGCGAAGAGAGCAAGAGAAAACAA
This region of Drosophila miranda strain MSH22 chromosome 2, D.miranda_PacBio2.1, whole genome shotgun sequence genomic DNA includes:
- the LOC108155870 gene encoding symplekin, with product MDSIIGRSQFVSETANLFTDEKTANARAKVVEWCNELAAAPATTKCELLVKVQETVLSSCVELAEEFLEPVLSLAHDQNMDVRKQVVCFVEQVCKVKVELLPYVINIISMLLRDSSAQVIKRVIQACGSIYKNGLQYLCSLTDPSDSAEQAWNILSLIKAQILDLIDNENDGIRTNAIKFLEGIIVLQSFADEDSLKREGDFSLVDVPENCKLIRAQKLQEEGTNIFDIMLQFHGTTHISSVNLIACTSSLCTVAKMRPVFMGAVVEAFKQLNANLPPTLTDSQVSSVRKSLKMQLQTLLKNKGAYEFSATIRGMLMDLGSTSNEIQKLIPKMDKQETARRQKRILENAAQSLAKKARIASEQREQETRELELDEEELERQRQKSTRVNEKFLAEHFRAPEVVVSLVVEFLPGLPVEVPQKFLTEYTPIKQMSLQQQVSNISRIFGEQLTENRLGPGAATFSKESPMRAKKSREVSTTPEAPQVTPMDVDEESARKLSEEELQRKEEATKKLRETMERAKGEQTVIERMRERAKTLKLQEITKPLPRNVKEKFLVDAVKRILNSERQCVKGGVSSKRRKLVTVIAATFPDNVRYGIMEFILEDVKQRIDLAFSWLFEEYSLLQGFTRHTYVKRENRPDHAYNELLNQLIFGIGERCEHKEKIILLRRVYLEAPILPEDVVGDLVQLSLVDEFSQHGLDLIKDLTVLRPPRKNRFIRILLNFSVHERADLRDRSLSHLVNLYHVHKILPARIDEFALEWLQFLEQERPPSSIFSQDFGRPTADTDWREDTTKVCLGLALALLPYKPEVYVEKVCQVFVTTSAELKRTILRSLDIPIKKLGVENPTLLQLIEDCPKGMETLVIRIIYILTERVPTPPVDLVRRVRDLYQKRLQDVRVMIPVLSGLSRSELISVLPKLIKLNPAVVKEVFNRLLGIGAEFAHQTMALSPTDLLVALHTIDTNVCDLKSIVKATSLCLGERELYTQEVLMAVLQQLVEVVPLPTLMMRTTIQSLTLYPRLSNFLLNLLQRLIMKQVWRQKVIWEGFLKTVQRLKPQSLPILLNLPPAQLQDGLQQCPDLRPALLEYAESVQDEPMNGSGITQQILDIISGKAVDVFITDESGGYMSADQIKKEVQDPSDICVISTVLTSLTPLPVPPPVSSDLNQPLPPGEE
- the LOC108155871 gene encoding CCA tRNA nucleotidyltransferase 1, mitochondrial, which produces MAFVILIKRVRSIPVAIASHQRGLHTRASRMGPSTPPKELSAEMVSQLGKPPRMRADPAFRKVDTPEFHGIFTPEVDSLVSLFKKYDYEIRIAGGAVRDIIMGIKPKDIDFATTATPDQMKDMFTKENVRMINSKGEKHGTITPRINGKENFEVTTLRIDVRTNGRHAEVVFTTDWQLDANRRDLTINSMFLGFDGTVYDYFYGYDDLQQRRVVFVGDADIRINEDYLRILRYFRFYGRIAKDAESHDPSTLAAIKKNAEGLARISGERIWSELQKIIVGNYGTELVLEMHRCNLFQHCGLPVKPNLNEFQILCETLEIFEKPHYPILYMTGLLHSVEDAMMLHERLKLSAFERDLALFITQQRTRVDSEYTTLRDYQKLCLQPYAKRDYVEQLLKYTRKVELYNQLKAWSTPSFPLNGNILKDHGLSGKNIGTGLSMLRLMWADSDFQLTSGQLLEKLPQILEKLQPPTGAPSKKKRTQ
- the LOC108155872 gene encoding glyoxylate reductase/hydroxypyruvate reductase — protein: MRPRLLLTQSIKLLPVLRLRGTRTMSSKPRVYVTRPDVDASGLELLRKSCNVSTWEEALPVPREVLLREVAGCEAVYCALTDKIDAEVLDAAGSQLKCVSTISVGYEHIDVEECRKRGIRVGFTPDVLTDATAELTLALLLATNRRLFEASKQVYNGGWKSWAPMWMCGQGLKGSRVGLLGFGRIGQEIAARIFPFKPAEITYTTRTARPQEAAAVNGRHVDFDEMLQNSDFIVACCALTPETKEIFNAGAFKKMKPNCIFINTARGGVVVQKALHEALESKRILAAGLDVTTPEPLPLDDPLLKLDNVVILPHIGSADIETRKEMSRITARNILAALTGGKMEAEVTV